A single window of Leishmania panamensis strain MHOM/PA/94/PSC-1 chromosome 35 sequence DNA harbors:
- a CDS encoding hypothetical protein (TriTrypDB/GeneDB-style sysID: LpmP.35.4730) gives MDISYQLWSLVEQTRCSSTRPPAKTHPASRKRTAVEDQATESLLTTSKALDDAAALAISHATAHISTVLAALDAVTPNSIAQLQNSLLLSDAELLSVSGSLKAFAETLTKVAALTATQRGRGRFKGTSSAAADSKDALESLAAEGLDAQNGSTQSGVVAHLRQAISTLEQRIAAKRLHVALAKEELALYKTELFFYGHCGVLFCSDQVASEVNRCMETTRKEAALWGKRGDDRAVYAESDGVSDDVGGKYRQQHTSSKFPTSKSGFGTTFRVVDGMMQRAAVTVKAAGSHADSALQVALTGGHAAARQLLHAGTASVAELLTFGVAARHGSRGDFSGPAAEAGLATVGGLALRPLTLQPFQLTKEEEARLQEQNRALLEAQREASAQDAKAVEASVRELSQLTSLMNEQVMQQTAQFSLLVRNTEAAHANVKKAVGEVAKPLSTFWNPTRQLVALLWVCMVLVLAVDWISR, from the coding sequence ATGGACATCTCGTATCAGCTCTGGTCTCTGGTAGAACAGACACGGTGCTCATCGACCCGGCCCCCAGCGAAGACCCACCCTGCCAGTCGAAAGCGGACAGCGGTAGAGGATCAGGCTACTGAGTCCCTGCTGACAACTTCCAAAGCTCTtgacgatgctgctgccctgGCAATCAGCCACGCCACAGCACACATTTCAACTGTGTTGGCTGCTCTTGACGCCGTGACACCGAACTCCATTGCGCAGTTGCAGAACAGTCTTCTGCTTTCAgatgcggagctgctgtcTGTAAGTGGGTCTTTAAAGGCATTCGCTGAGACACTCACCAAGGTCGCCGCACTGACCGCGACACAACGTGGACGCGGCCGCTTCAAGGGCACATCTTCAGCTGCCGCAGACAGCAAAGACGCGTTGGAGAGTCTCGCAGCGGAAGGACTGGATGCGCAAAATGGTTCGACTCAAAGTGGTGTTGTAGCGCATCTTCGACAGGCTATTTCGACTctggagcagcgcatcgccgcAAAACGTCTGCACGTCGCTctggcgaaggaggagtTGGCCCTCTACAAGACGGAGCTGTTTTTCTACGGCCACTGCGGTGTACTCTTTTGCTCCGACCAGGTGGCCTCGGAGGTCAATCGTTGTATGGAGACGACGCGCAAGGAGGCGGCATTGTGGGGAAAGCGTGGTGACGATAGAGCAGTGTACGCGGAATCCGATGGAGTCTCCGATGACGTTGGCGGAAAATACCGACAGCAACACACATCTTCGAAGTTTCCCACATCGAAGTCAGGCTTTGGCACGACCTTTCGTGTAGTCGACGGGATGATGCAGCGGGCTGCGGTAACCGTCAAGGCAGCTGGGAGCCATGCAGACTCGGCGCTGCAGGTTGCACTGACGGGCGGTCACGCAGCCGCgcggcagctcctgcacGCCGGCACTGCATCAGTTGCGGAACTACTTACGTTCGGCGTAGCAGCGCGCCATGGCAGCCGGGGCGACTTCTCGGGCCCGGCTGCTGAGGCCGGCTTGGCCACTGTAGGTGGTCTTGCGCTTCGGCCGCTGACACTTCAGCCGTTCCAGCTCacgaaggaagaagaagcacgTTTGCAAGAGCAGAATCGCGCGCTTCTGGAGGCCCAACGTGAGGCATCTGCACAAGATGCCAAGGCAGTCGAAGCGTCTGTTAGGGAACTGTCACAGCTGACCTCGCTGATGAATGAACAGGTGATGCAGCAAACGGCCCAATTTTCCCTGCTTGTCAGAAACACAGAGGCGGCTCACGCAAACGTCAAGAAGGCGGTCGGCGAGGTAGCGAAACCGCTGAGCACCTTTTGGAATCCGACGCGGCAACTCGTGGCGCTTCTCTGGGTGTGCATGGTTCTTGTCCTCGCTGTAGACTGGATCTCGCGGTGA
- a CDS encoding hypothetical protein (TriTrypDB/GeneDB-style sysID: LpmP.35.4740), whose protein sequence is MLLCAARRCARSYPRNAAAQVTRIGSATQQRPRMTAFIIPACSACCYATKPTGTDSHVGESLDSVPDLKAGCNPVSSKAKGSRFVRSVDNAVALGKPIADLESSATPPSDAGVTWTALQVRLSPPPDLISATSITAYLKRLQSLLRHGGHLSIRACAVHELGKIVLPSVKGIDGATVLLLLQTLRMADAARTMPLVQDATTWISLHGPQFAPPQATAAIELLLHFDHSVACELAVALTQRTLPSTLFSFSTARALPILTALLPTLTYGQNSNLARQTIAQLEQASQKNIIAAEGLRDACIAGEFLSVSPGSLVQLLRALLTFKRANQALYSTEAASEWRSLEESVCHILATPEKCAEVPPTDVVTLLADLSRWREQYNRWGVAESTVNDAQGQLFTALLLRLEAITEHLRSFSPELTSSGSILPDPWVISDLSVVWSQCLACAETRGPSSDGLSSADKDEGANAAGAFVTALHALQSALLGVVSACCRAESQNAATLQMAVFMCSELVVSWMTDVHGERDEDVSHASSDDTSASLPDLSSLVPEAMLQVLIQGISAQLRAESITWTPSTVREAVISLGNSRDAAHRTQALELARRWYRQLQARAQGGERLQPIELLGFFVPPLLREEQKGVTEAVKASLPRWSVAEVLYFFSEVALHGGRAGGVESMAVLRDSGKLLCAYAAKASASQLVGLVECYGAAQVRSDDFCEAVATRVSELLRTTVADASREKTYTTVESLLTASDSQANSLAAGENRVSETDAAETSSANPGAANFFGMTIAHLARLLRSLALMETRQMRPFIDAVQSITRAADADQGTAEQITQLIAAYAKMLIWSYPVLRALAERLLRMNKSEVTLSHIVTAQLALLRMDVTLPSITGRFYEQLSQVYKPAADQSRVHSAPHTTLHDMVVQLSILARLRGHPSETPLDDAVVEVLIERIVAHADRLKMNEVAEVLLSLSRLDKGKSPAFEALNVRTLGMLPKAPSRVMAHVVEAYALAGRSEDTELFTLVADRTIAMRHEMASVTIASVLASFAKAGVRNDRLFIEVIPRVRHVATYGTPRDVVNVVSAYAAVNLWHYKLFSRLADRAIQLRADFRTPEMVALLKAYATVQMRYDRLFLEFAPRVQTLVHLLSPGDLVHIMSSYARLDIRCPPVWKATATQAITIAHHFTPEEARTLLEAYASQSFFNRECIDVLTRRFPELASISWDSAEATSEHNGITSSDADQSKSESSNKSETAQHV, encoded by the coding sequence ATGTTACTTTGCGCTGCCCGTCGATGCGCCCGGAGCTACCCGCGCaatgctgcagcgcaggtgaCGCGCATCGGCTCGGCAACTCAACAGCGGCCACGCATGACAGCCTTCATCATTCCTGCTTGCAGTGCTTGCTGTTACGCAACAAAACCTACCGGAACTGATAGTCACGTGGGTGAGTCACTGGACTCTGTGCCCGACCTGAAAGCTGGCTGCAATCCCGTCTCGTCAAAGGCAAAAGGTAGCCGCTTTGTGCGCAGTGTTGACAATGCGGTTGCCCTTGGAAAACCTATTGCTGATCTCGAGAGCAGCGCGACGCCGCCAAGTGACGCTGGAGTGACATGGACCGCTCTTCAAGTTAGACTGTCGCCCCCGCCTGACTTGATCTCTGCAACTTCGATCACAGCGTATTTAAAGCGTCTGCAGAGCCTTTTACGGCATGGAGGCCATCTTTCCATTCGTGCCTGCGCTGTTCATGAGCTTGGGAAGATTGTGTTGCCTTCAGTGAAGGGTATAGACGGCGCCACTGTACTTCTACTGCTGCAAACACTGCGGATGGCGGACGCAGCGCGCACCATGCCCCTTGTCCAAGATGCAACCACGTGGATAAGTTTACACGGTCCCCAGTTTGCACCACCACAGGCAACAGCCGCGATTGAACTGTTGCTTCACTTCGACCACTCCGTGGCATGTGAGCTGGCTGTTGCGTTGACCCAGCGCACGCTACCAAGCAcccttttctcgttttcCACCGCGCGAGCTCTTCCGATCCTAACGGCATTGTTGCCAACTCTCACGTACGGCCAAAACAGCAATCTTGCGCGACAGACCATCGCACAATTGGAGCAGGCAAGTCAAAAAAATAtcatcgctgctgaagggTTGCGCGACGCATGCATTGCTGGCGAGTTCCTTTCAGTGTCGCCTGGAAGCCTGGTACAACTTCTGCGCGCATTGCTCACCTTCAAGCGCGCGAATCAAGCCCTCTACAGCACAGAGGCTGCCAGCGAATGGCGATCCCTGGAGGAGTCTGTATGCCACATCCTTGCCACCCCAGAGAAGTGCGCCGAGGTGCCGCCCACCGATGTTGTCACCCTTCTGGCTGACTTGTCTCGGTGGAGAGAGCAGTACAACCGCTGGGGCGTCGCGGAATCGACAGTGAACGATGCGCAGGGGCAGCTTTTCACTGCACTTCTTCTGCGGCTCGAGGCAATCACGGAGCACTTGCGCAGTTTCTCTCCTGAGTTGACCTCAAGCGGATCGATTTTGCCAGACCCGTGGGTGATCAGCGATCTCTCAGTTGTTTGGTCCCAGTGCTTGGCGTGCGCTGAAACTCGTGGCCCCTCTAGTGATggtctctcctctgccgaCAAGGATGAGGGCGCTAATGCGGCAGGTGCATTCGTGACTGCGCTACACGCTCTCCAGTCGGCACTCTTGGGGGTTGTCAGTGCGTGCTGCAGGGCAGAATCACAGAATGCGGCGACACTGCAAATGGCGGTATTCATGTGCAGTGAGCTTGTAGTATCGTGGATGACAGACGTCCACGGAGAGCGTGATGAGGATGTTTCGCATGCGTCGAGCGATGATACctccgcatcgctgccggATCTCTCATCGTTGGTGCCtgaggcgatgctgcaggTCCTTATCCAGGGGATTTCGGCACAGCTGCGGGCGGAGAGCATCACGTGGACGCCCTCGACGGTTCGCGAGGCCGTTATTTCGTTGGGAAACAGCAGAGATGCTGCACACCGCACGCAAGCACTGGAGCTGGCGAGAAGGTGGTatcggcagctgcaggcgcgcgccCAGGGTGGAGAGCGACTTCAGCCAATTGAGCTGCTCGGTTTTTTcgtgcctcctctgctgcgcgaggagcagaAGGGGGTGACAGAGGCGGTAAAGGCGTCCCTGCCGAGGTGGAGCGTTGCCGAGGTGCTGTACTTCTTCTCCGAGGTGGCACTGCACGGCGGACGCGCAGGTGGCGTGGAGAGCATGGCGGTACTGAGGGACTCAGGCAAGCTGCTCTGCGCATACGCTGCCAAAGCCTCCGCATCGCAGCTGGTGGGACTCGTAGAGTGCTATGGTGCGGCACAGGTTCGGAGCGACGACTTCTGTGAGGCGGTTGCTACACGAGTGTCGGAGCTGTTGCGGACCACCGTCGCAGATGCCTCTCGGGAAAAGACATACACGACAGTCGAGTCACTGCTCACTGCATCTGACAGTCAGGCAAACTCCCTCGCTGCAGGAGAAAATCGAGTGTCAGAGACTGACGCAGCTGAAACGAGCAGCGCAAATCCTGGTGCGGCCAACTTTTTTGGCATGACGATTGCGCATCTGGCACGGCTACTCCGCTCCCTTGCTCTCATGGAAACACGGCAGATGAGACCTTTCATTGACGCCGTTCAGAGCATTacgcgcgctgctgacgctgatCAGGGCACTGCAGAGCAGATCACGCAACTCATTGCGGCGTATGCGAAGATGCTTATCTGGAGTTACCCAGTGCTCCGTGCGTTGGCGGAGCGCCTACTGCGAATGAACAAATCTGAAGTGACCCTGTCGCACATTGTTACTGCACAGCTGGCGCTGCTACGCATGGATGTGACGCTGCCTTCTATCACGGGTCGCTTTTATGAGCAGCTATCGCAGGTGTACAAGCCAGCAGCCGATCAATCTCGCGTTCATTCCGCACCTCACACTACCCTACATGATATGGTTGTGCAGTTGTCCATTCTAGCGCGCCTGCGCGGTCACCCTTCGGAGACGCCTTTGGACGATGCTGTCGTGGAGGTGCTGATTGAGCGCATCGTTGCCCACGCGGATCGTCTGAAGATGAACGAAGttgcggaggtgctgctgtctctTAGTCGACTCGATAAAGGGAAGTCACCCGCGTTTGAAGCTCTCAATGTTCGTACTCTGGGCATGCTGCCTAAAGCGCCTTCACGGGTGATGGCACATGTGGTGGAGGCGTACGCGCTCGCTGGCCGCAGTGAGGACACGGAGCTGTTCACCCTTGTCGCGGACCGTACTATAGCCATGCGCCACGAGATGGCGTCGGTAACAATCGCCAGCGTCCTTGCCTCCTTTGCAAAGGCAGGGGTGCGGAACGACAGGCTCTTCATCGAAGTTATCCCCCGCGTCCGCCACGTCGCGACCTATGGAACCCCACGCGATGTGGTGAATGTCGTGAGCGCCTACGCTGCCGTGAATCTGTGGCATTACAAGCTGTTCTCTCGCCTTGCAGATCGCGCCATTCAGCTGCGTGCCGACTTCCGCACTCCTGAGATGGTGGCACTACTCAAGGCGTACGCCACCGTTCAGATGCGCTACGACCGTCTCTTCTTGGAGTTTGCTCCGCGTGTTCAGACACTTGtccaccttctctccccGGGAGATTTGGTCCACATCATGTCCAGCTACGCGCGACTTGACATACGGTGTCCACCAGTGTGGAAGGCAACTGCGACTCAAGCCATCACAATCGCCCATCACTTCACCCCAGAAGAAGCAAGGACTCTCCTTGAGGCCTACGCGTCGCAGTCGTTCTTCAACCGAGAGTGCATCGATGTCTTGACGCGGCGCTTTCCTGAGCTGGCGAGCATTTCTTGGGATTCGGCCGAAGCAACCTCTGAACACAACGGGATTACTAGCAGTGACGCTGACCAATCGAAAAGTgagagcagcaacaaaaGTGAAACGGCGCAGCACGTATGA
- a CDS encoding inosine triphosphate pyrophosphatase-like protein (TriTrypDB/GeneDB-style sysID: LpmP.35.4750) — MATWGKVYLVSGNKGKQMEVQRYFTQAQLMVEAVNINLSETQNSSAEKISWDKAVEAYRVVNKMPVGEPLCHGGTPVLVDDTSLEFDALCGLPGPYIKWFLDRLGVEGLLKMVKGFAPPDEEDSTEAAPAYRRASAVCIVSLCYGVDEATGQPLVQQFRGVCRGALPAGPRGGVGFGWDSIFAPEAQTPAYAKTFAEMSVDEKNTLSHRAKALQMLTEYLQNSRAGTQGGGACCKGTPEEKVGVNGD, encoded by the coding sequence ATGGCTACGTGGGGAAAGGTATACCTTGTCTCAGGCAACAAGGGGAAGCAGatggaggtgcagcgctaCTTCACTCAAGCGCAGCTCATGGTAGAAGCAGTGAATATTAACCTGTCAGAGACGCAAAATTCATCGGCGGAGAAGATTAGCTGGGATAAGGCCGTTGAGGCGTATCGAGTGGTAAATAAGATGCCTGTCGGTGAGCCGCTGTGCCATGGTGGCACGCCAGTGCTCGTAGACGACACCTCGCTGGAATTCGATGCTCTATGCGGGCTACCTGGACCCTACATTAAGTGGTTCCTTGACCGGCTCGGTGTGGAGGGTCTTTTGAAGATGGTCAAGGGCTTTGCACCACCCGACGAGGAGGACTCAACCGAAGCAGCACCTGCCTACCGCCGCGCCAGTGCCGTGTGCATCGTCTCCCTCTGCTACGGTGTTGATGAGGCGACTGGTCAACCATTGGTGCAGCAGTTCCGCGGCGTATGCCGCGGCGCACTGCCAGCCGGCCCTCGAGGGGGTGTGGGCTTTGGCTGGGACTCGATTTTTGCGCCTGAGGCACAAACACCGGCGTATGCAAAGACCTTTGCAGAGATGTCGGTGGACGAGAAGAATACGCTGTCTCACCGCGCCAAGGCACTTCAGATGCTCACTGAGTACCTCCAGAATTCACGCGCCGGCACCCAGGGCGGCGGAGCTTGCTGTAAAGGAACTCCTGAAGAGAAGGTAGGTGTGAACGGGGACTAA